The Aphelocoma coerulescens isolate FSJ_1873_10779 chromosome 14, UR_Acoe_1.0, whole genome shotgun sequence genome has a window encoding:
- the BHLHA15 gene encoding class A basic helix-loop-helix protein 15, with amino-acid sequence MKTKTKGKKQRQAVDKEAFSEEPAVRKKELGKCLRRQERRNGGNKESSKIPTARAKRPWSSKDRLLRRLESNERERQRMHKLNNAFQALREVIPHVRAENKLSKIETLTLAKNYIKSLTSIILNMSNGHFPAVEGMGGAWGSKLYQHYQQQHGEDDHEEHLQKYST; translated from the coding sequence ATGAAGActaaaaccaaaggaaagaagCAAAGGCAAGCTGTTGACAAAGAAGCATTTTCCGAAGAGCCGGCAGTGAGAAAAAAGGAACTGGGGAAATGCTTGCGACGCCAAGAAAGGAGGAATGGGGGAAACAAGGAGAGCAGCAAGATCCCCACAGCCAGAGCCAAGCGTCCTTGGAGCAGTAAGGACAGGCTTTTGAGGAGACTGGAAAGCAACGAGCGTGAGAGGCAGAGAATGCACAAGCTCAACAACGCCTTCCAGGCCTTGCGGGAGGTGATCCCTCACGTGAGAGCTGAGAACAAACTTTCCAAAATAGAGACCCTCACGCTGGccaaaaattacattaaatcCTTGACCTCCATTATACTCAATATGTCCAATGGACACTTTCCAGCAGTAGAAGGGATGGGGGGAGCCTGGGGATCCAAATTGTACCAGCATTATCAACAGCAGCATGGGGAAGATGACCATGAGGAACATCTACAGAAATATTCCACATAG